The region CGCGGGGAGGTGGCCACGAGTTTGGCGTCTGAGGTCGCTGCAGCCTCCGCCCTATCTCTCGCTTCCGGGCTTTTGAAGGCCGAAAGGGCACCGTCGCGTGACGGTAGGCCCACAACCTCTTCTATAACAGCGTTCCCTCATCACCCAACATCGCGCGCCGAATCAGTGGCACCGGTACCGCCCCCTGGCGCAGATATTCATTGTGAAAACGCCCAAGGTCGAATGAGGGTCCTTCTTTCTCCTTCAGATCCTCGCGGAGTTTCAGAATCATCAACTTTCCCAGCTGATAGCGCAGATACCCGGGGTCGTCCGTCCCGCGCAGCGCCTCCACCCGCGCATTGTGCGGAGTCTGATAAGAATTCTTTTCAAAAAAGTTCGCCGCTTCATCGACGGTCATCCCGCGTGTATGCATCCGGATACCCACCAGGTACCGACATGCGCGCATCAGCGCCATCTGCAACTGCGCAAGCCGGTAGCGCGCGTCGCCGCGGTGCAGTCCCTCGTCGAGCATCATCTGCTCGCAGTACAATGCCCATCCTTCGCCGTTAGCCCCCGAGTGATAAATGGTGCGGACCGGGTCCGAGTTAAGGCGATTGTTCAGGAACTGAACATAATGGCCCGGGTAGACCTCATGCACGGAAGTGTCGGAAATGGTCGGCGGCGCATAGAAAGCGAGCAGCTGCTCGGTTTTCTGTGCTGGCCAGGAAGGGTCGGGTAGGGTCACATAAAAGTACGCCTCGGTCGATTTCTCGAGCGGCCCGGGGGAGTCCATCGAAGCGAAGGTTGTTGCCCGCATGAAAGGCGGCGTCTCGGCAACGATTGGCGGCACTTCCGATGGGATCGTCGCGATGTGGTGCTCGACCACGTACGAGCGGAGCGCGGCGAGCCCGCCGCTCACCTGAGCGATCACCTGGTCGGCGGGCGGGTGCTGCTTGGCGAGCCCGGCGGCCGCCTCCGCGGGCGATGCTTTCGGATCAAGTTCCCCGGCGGTCTGGCGAAATTGCTCCTGCAGGCGCGCGAGTTCCGCGACGCCGACCGCCTCGAGGCGGTCGAGCGGTATTTCGACCATGTCGGAATCGGCCAGCATTCGCCGGTACGCTTGCGCACCGATCGCGTAGTCGCCCGCCGCCTGCGGTCGAAGATCGTTCTGCAGCCACTCGCTGTATTTGGTGAGCGCCTCGACGATTTGTCGATTCGCCACCTCAAACGCGCTCTTGTTGCGGCCGTCCGGGACCTCGCGGAAGGCCTCCGGCAACTCCTTCTCAAAAAACGCTACGGTCGCCGGCATCTGGTCGAGATTGATATCGATGGTGACCGGTGCGACGCGTTCGGGACGCAGGTTCGTGCGCGCATAGTCGAAGTTTTTTAGCGCCGCGCGCTCGCGTTCGGTGACCGATACCATCCTGTTTTCCAACGGCGCGAAGTTCCGCTTGATCAGCGAATAAACCGCCGAGGTTGGCAGATACATCCCGGGGTCGCGTTGGTAGGTGCGAAGTTCTTGCGTCGACAGAAGCTCGCCGTCGCATCGCGCGATGAGCCAGTCGCGATCGGCTCGGTTTGCTGGTGATAGCGCCGGGGAGTTGAACCTACTCAGCTTCGCCTTCCAGTCCGTCGCATGCAGTATCTCCTCGGCGATGCCGCGCGCGGACACATCGTCGACGCGGTTGTCGAAACGATGGTCGCCGAGTTGGGTTGCCCGCTCCGGGAACATCCGCAGCTCGGATTCGATGAAATGATCGACCGCGGCGCGGAACGCAGCATCTCCCGAGGCTGGCGTCTCGGCGCAAATGCCGCCGTTGAATGCGATGGACAGGAGCAAACCAAGGCATACCGCCAGGAGGCGCGTACCAGTTGGGCGACCGTTTCTGCGGTACATCGGGACCATTCTCACACCCTGTTGCGCGCGGGTGCCCAATACATAAAGTATTCGGCTCCCCGAGACGAGAGCGCACCTCGACTTGACTCCAGACTCTGAATAAATCAGCATCCGGCGCGACTGTTTTCACGACGTCCAAAAGGAGATTGCTAATGGGTTTCAGAAAACCGATCATCGGGTCGATGGCCGCCGCGCTGGTGGTCGCGGCCTTCGGGCTCGTCACGCCCGCGATTGCACAATCGGCTCCACCGTCGCAGAAGCAGCTTGATTTTGCGGCCCTCAAGGCGAATCGCAAGGCGCTGATCGGCCAGGCGATGGCGCTCTCCGAGCAGGAAGCGCACGGCTTTTGGCCGCTGTACGAGCAGTACGAGGGCAAGATGGACGCGCTCGAAATGCGTCACGCCGATGAGGTGCGCGCTTTCGCGAAGGCATACCAGAACCTGACCGATGCGGACGCCAAGGCAAAGCTCGATGAAGTTATTGCGATCGCGCAGGGCCGGCTCGACACTCAGAAGGAATTTATTCCGAAATTCCGCGGCGTGATCTCGCAGATCAAGACCACCCGGTTTTTTCAAATCGACAACAAGCTGCACGCGATGGTGCAATGCGATATCGCGCAGATGGTGCCGCTGGCCGGTGATGCCGGAAAGATGGGCGGGAGCCAGTAAACCTGCCAGTTTTATTACGAAGACGGCCGGGAGCTCCGCCAGCGGGCTTTCGGCCGTTTTTTCAGTGACCGGCCCGCACCTAGGAATTCCTCAGCTCGGGGGGAATCCACGCGCCGGCGTTGAAGCCGCCATCGATCGGTACTGCGACTCCGGTGATGAACCCGGCCTGCTCCGAGGCCAGGAAAGCGGCCAGAGCGGCCACTTCCTCTGGCTTCCCGTTGCGGCCAAGTGGATGCATCATGCCGCTGCGCGACCACATCGCGGGTGAGGCGCCCGCAGGAATCTGATTGCAGTTCTCCGCGATCGGCGTCTCGATCACACCCGGACAGATCGAAACACAGCGAATCTTGTCGCGCGCAAAGTCCAGGGCGATCCCCTTCGACATGATCACCACGCCACCCTTCGCAGCCTGGTAAGCGCCCAGCCGCGGCACGCCCTCGATTCCCGCGCCGCTGGCGGTGTTGATGATTACTCCGCCACCGCCTTTAATCATATGGGGAATCGCGTACTTGCAGCCGAAGAAGACACCCTTGAGGCACACGTCCACCACCCAATCCCACTCCTCCTCAGTGGTATCCACCACGTTCTTGGAAATATAAACGCCAGCGTTGTTGAACAGGATGTCGAGGCGGCCGAACGCGCGTACGGTCTCGTCGACCATCCGCTCCACCTCGACACCGCTACGAACATCGACCGCCAGCGATTTCGCAGTGCCGCCTGCGTTGCCGATTTCGGCAGCGGTGTTGGCGGCGGACTCAGGACGCAAATCAGCCGCAATCACTTTGGCGCCCTCCTGGGCAAAGCGAATCGCACTTGCCCTCCCAATCCCCGAACCAGCACCCGTAATAAGAGCGACTTTGTCTTTGAGCAACATGGCATAACCCTCAGCGTAGTGACCGAGAGGTGTCACAACTGAAGCCGTTTTGAAAGCGTATCCTGGCCGGTCCAGAAAGGAGAGCTAAAGGTCTGCCCGCAGCGAACGAAGGAGACGTGACTGCAGACATCCCGTTCGCTGGCCGGGTCTGTTAACCGAGCGTCTCGCCCGGGCACCGAAATCCGCAGGTCGAGGCTGGAGAGCCTAACCAGCGCGACACTCCGCCGCCGCACGAGCGTGGTGTTATCGCGATGGGAGTTCGGAAGACGGTGCGGACCGGTTCACTCGCACTCACCATTATGCGGCTGCCAGGTATTCCACCAAGCGGTCGAGCGAACTACTCCAGCCACCCCGATGAGCGTCGCGCGCTGTCACCGTCTCGAACACCGAGTGCAGGGTGAGCCGGGTCTGTGCACCGCGTTCCTCAAATGTGACGGTCAGCACCGTTTCAGGCGTCGTAGGAGTCCCCCGCGCATCCGCCCAACTTCCCACCATCACCAACCGCTCGGGCGGCAGAATCTCGCGATAGACCCCCTGTGACCAATGATCGGTGCCCTCGGGCGAACGCATGTGAATTCGATAAGCGCCACCCACCCGAAATTCCATTTTCTCGATGTCACTCGTGAACCCGCGCGGTCCCCACCAGTGAATCAGGTGCTCGGGCTCGGACCAGGCTTTGAACACCACACCGCGCGGCGCGTCGAACAGACGGTCTAGAAGAAGCGTGCGCTGTTCCAGTTCTGCTGCAGATCCATTCCCTGGCGTCATATCCGTTTCGGCTCAAAGCGTCGCCACATAGGCGTCGAGCCGCTCCAGAGTGCTGAGATAGCCTTCGCGATGCAAATCGCGTAAACGGACCGATTCAAACCCCGTCTGATGGAGGGTTAGCTTGGTCTTGCCCTCGTACTCCTGGAAGGTCAGCGTTAACAGCGTGTACTGACTGGTCGGGTTTCCCTCCGCGTCGGTCCATCCGGTCGTGAACACCAGCCGCTGGGGCGGGACAATTTCGCGGTAGATGCCCTGCGACCATCGCTCGGTACCATTAAACTCCGTCATTTTGAAACGATACGCGCCACCAGGCCTCGCATCCATCTTGATGATCGTGAAGGTGAGACCCCTTGGACCTCCCCAGCGCGCCAGATGTTCCGGCTCAATCCACATTCTGAAGACCAACTCACGCGGCGCATCGAAGATTCGCGTGATGACCAGATCGAGTTCCCCTAGATCAGC is a window of Candidatus Binataceae bacterium DNA encoding:
- a CDS encoding DUF885 domain-containing protein — encoded protein: MYRRNGRPTGTRLLAVCLGLLLSIAFNGGICAETPASGDAAFRAAVDHFIESELRMFPERATQLGDHRFDNRVDDVSARGIAEEILHATDWKAKLSRFNSPALSPANRADRDWLIARCDGELLSTQELRTYQRDPGMYLPTSAVYSLIKRNFAPLENRMVSVTERERAALKNFDYARTNLRPERVAPVTIDINLDQMPATVAFFEKELPEAFREVPDGRNKSAFEVANRQIVEALTKYSEWLQNDLRPQAAGDYAIGAQAYRRMLADSDMVEIPLDRLEAVGVAELARLQEQFRQTAGELDPKASPAEAAAGLAKQHPPADQVIAQVSGGLAALRSYVVEHHIATIPSEVPPIVAETPPFMRATTFASMDSPGPLEKSTEAYFYVTLPDPSWPAQKTEQLLAFYAPPTISDTSVHEVYPGHYVQFLNNRLNSDPVRTIYHSGANGEGWALYCEQMMLDEGLHRGDARYRLAQLQMALMRACRYLVGIRMHTRGMTVDEAANFFEKNSYQTPHNARVEALRGTDDPGYLRYQLGKLMILKLREDLKEKEGPSFDLGRFHNEYLRQGAVPVPLIRRAMLGDEGTLL
- a CDS encoding SDR family NAD(P)-dependent oxidoreductase, with the translated sequence MLLKDKVALITGAGSGIGRASAIRFAQEGAKVIAADLRPESAANTAAEIGNAGGTAKSLAVDVRSGVEVERMVDETVRAFGRLDILFNNAGVYISKNVVDTTEEEWDWVVDVCLKGVFFGCKYAIPHMIKGGGGVIINTASGAGIEGVPRLGAYQAAKGGVVIMSKGIALDFARDKIRCVSICPGVIETPIAENCNQIPAGASPAMWSRSGMMHPLGRNGKPEEVAALAAFLASEQAGFITGVAVPIDGGFNAGAWIPPELRNS
- a CDS encoding SRPBCC domain-containing protein → MTPGNGSAAELEQRTLLLDRLFDAPRGVVFKAWSEPEHLIHWWGPRGFTSDIEKMEFRVGGAYRIHMRSPEGTDHWSQGVYREILPPERLVMVGSWADARGTPTTPETVLTVTFEERGAQTRLTLHSVFETVTARDAHRGGWSSSLDRLVEYLAAA
- a CDS encoding SRPBCC domain-containing protein produces the protein MTPGPDAAADLGELDLVITRIFDAPRELVFRMWIEPEHLARWGGPRGLTFTIIKMDARPGGAYRFKMTEFNGTERWSQGIYREIVPPQRLVFTTGWTDAEGNPTSQYTLLTLTFQEYEGKTKLTLHQTGFESVRLRDLHREGYLSTLERLDAYVATL